A part of Sebastes umbrosus isolate fSebUmb1 chromosome 21, fSebUmb1.pri, whole genome shotgun sequence genomic DNA contains:
- the LOC119480958 gene encoding scavenger receptor cysteine-rich type 1 protein M130-like, with translation MKEAAVACRELDCGSAVSVEQREESSSRSMWSIGSDCVQSGSALRECATSETSDSILHLTCSDSVRLVNGTSLCSGRLEVKSNQSSRWSSVCEADFDQQDAEVVCRELGCGAPSVLQGVLYGEVEDPMWTKEFQCGGTESALLDCRSSGSERNSCSAGKAVGLTLWIYSEGVCNTTFL, from the exons ATGAAGGAAGCAGCTGTTGCCTGCAGAGAGTTAGATTGTGGCTCTGCTGTGTCTgtagaacagagagaggagtcCTCATCCAGATCTATGTGGAGTATCGGGTCTGACTGTGTTCAGTCtggatctgctctgagggagtgtgcaaCATCCGAAACCTCTGACTCCATCCTGCATCTCACCTGTTcag actctgtcaggctggtgaatgggactagtctgtgctcaggcagactggaggtgaagtcCAACCAGTCTAGCCGGTGGTCCTCAGTCTGTGAAGctgactttgaccagcaggatgcagaggtggtctgtagggagcttggctgtggggctccttcagtcctccagggaGTGCTCTATGGAGAAGTGGAGGATCcaatgtggaccaaagagttccagtgtggaggaactgagtctgctctcctggactgtagaagctcaggctcagagagaaacagctgctcagctggcaaagctgttggactcacct TATGGATCTACTCTGAGGGAGTGTGTAACACCACGTTTCTCTAA